The genomic window TTAACTTAACATATTAGCTTtcaaaaaaacataatatattaataaaaagaaaaaaaagaaaaagttatcaTATTTAATATAATAGTATATTAACCAACTgcaaaaattatctaaaatacaCTTTAACTGAAATAATATATGTTGtggtaaaataaaagaaatcgaGATTGGTGTATTGAAATAATAAGATAAGgtttgtaaaaattaatatattaatcatAATAATATTATGATAAATGTATGACACAGGTGGATGGTTATTTGAGTATGGGTTTTCCCTTTAGACTCCCAAAAATAACttcttaaatttttgaaaatttattagaTCTCAGTTTCAATAAAAGTCTTATTAAGccctaaattgaaaaaaaattatttaattaatctccATTCTTGttttaaaattctaattaaaacttaatactACAATTCAGAactaaagtaaaattttatacgAAGTTTGAGAGTCCGATGAAAGAAGGCAATAAAATTTCTAAGAAAAAAGACAATAATTCTACATCACCTCAACCAGGTAATAAAATCAATCAAGCAAAATAAATATTCTAATAGTATTGTCACCTCTATGAATAAAATACGCCATGGAGTTGCTTCTCCACAAAATTCCTTAAATGCAACATAAATGGTGTAGGTGATTATAAGATGCAGGATAACATAAAATATTTCAGAGATTTGGAAGGAACAAAAGAATAACAATCTATGTTTATCTTGCTTGGTTAACTGTGTCATTGACATTAGGTGGTCGCTTAAATACTCTTTCTTGACAGTAAAGGGATTACTTTTTTCCTTACAGATAAGTATCTACAATACAAGAAACAACTTCCAAGGAAAATTGATTGATTACGACGTTGAAAATACCAAGTTTACATGGCACTATAGCACTGTTCAACAGGACTATTATTTTCAATGACATTAAAAAGCTGTTCAATCGTGATTTTTTGGGTGGAAACAGGGAAAAACATGCTGTCTGCTTACCAACCACCAgcgaaattgaatcaaaataatttcaataacagCCCTCATTTTTCATATCACTAACAATCTCTTTAGTAATTCTAGAACAGAAAATATCACCAACTGATTGTTCTATCAATTTCTCCATTTCTGCGATCAACAAGATGGAGAAAACCAGGCATTGCTATGGGAATGGCAACTTCTTAGGTCAGTACTTTTGATACTACACCAGCACCTACGGTTCTACCTCCTTCCCTCAAGGCAAATCTTTGTCCTGTTACATTCATGGCAAGCAACATGATAAGACTGCCTTGTTTTCTAAGCTTTGAGACTTTAATAACATGTGAACAAACCTCTTCTTGGTAcaataacatgtgaaaaataatttCTGTATAGCTTACCTGCTTCAAGAGGCACAGGTGAGATGAGCTCAAAAGTTGCAGTAACATTGTCCCCTGGCAGAACCATCTTAACACTTTCGGGTAATTCCACTTTTCCAGTCACATCTGCTGTCCTCAGATAAAACTGGGGCCTGTAATTTGATTCAAAGGCGGTATGACGTCCACCTTCATCTTTTGTGAGGACATATATCTCTGCCTCAAACCTTTTGTATGTCTTCACGCTTCCAGGTTTAGCAATGACCTAAGCAGCAGGAAGAAATCAGATTACAGTTACTACAAAAAGTTCTATTTATTGCTACAGAACTAAGTGAACATAAAGTTAATTGGTGCCATTTACCATTCCCCGCTGCACATCATCTCTTTTCAGACCACGCAGAAGAAGTCCCACATTGTCACCAGCCTAGTAGAAAACACATGAGCATAAATACAGGATAACAAATGCAGAAGAGCCATAGCACGGAAAGGTCTCTATAACAGTTCATTTACCTGTCCTTGATCCAAGATTTTCTTGAACATCTCAACCCCAGTAACTGTGGTTTTTAGAGGTGCACCCTGAagacattttattaaaacaaaccaACAGAACCATTCATCAACAACCCTTATCAAGCTGACTGAATCAGAATAAGAGTTCCAGAATCAGTCACAGCTAATGTGTCTCAAGAAAACGCATCTGGATTTCATagaaaatgacaaaataaatatacatatacctGCGTTAACCCCAAAATTTCAACTTCTTCACCAACTTTAATGGTTCCTTGTTCAACACGGCCAGTTGCAACAGTTCCACGCCCCTTCAGGACAAAACCAAAACCATCAGACCTAAATTAAGAATTTTAACTCCAAAAATTCCACTTCCAGCATGTAATAGTAACAAAGATCTTTAACTTTTACTCACAAAATATGctcacacatgcattagaaagggttTATTCAAATACAGAAGGGGACCAGAATATGATTGCAATTCCAACAAAAGAAAATGCAAATTTATGTGAAAAAAACTCCCATTTCCAAGCATTAAGCCCCACGTCAAAATACTAAATGAAACAGAAAAAGGGCAAATGACAACAATATTGTAGTCACAACTAGACCTGTTCATGGGGTGGGCTACCCACCCAGGCCCAAAGGCCCACCCAAAATTTGGGAGGGCTCGAGCAAAAATAATaggcccatttaaaatatgggttgagctcgggcttgaacattcaaggcctaAGCCTGACCCAGCCCGAcccattttaagtttataatactttatattatgtaatttagaacacattaaaaaaataaatctatattaaatatataatattactctaatgtaaacattaaaataatgttaagatactatataaaaaatttcaataaatacaaaatatataaaattattaaatattaaaataatataatataatattttttttaaatttaaaaaataatatgggcaggCCTAAATGGGCTTgggttagtcttttgcaaatacGGGCGGAtttaggcaaaattttaggcctaaaTTTCAGGCTAGGCCGGGCTTGGGCAAGCATAAAGTAGGTTAATATCATGCTAGACCCAGCCCAAACCCGAcccagcccatgagcacctctagtcaCAACTCAGTTACTTGACATTTAACACAATCCTAAAGGAACTTGGATGGATAAAAAAGGGAAGAATGACCAAGACTGATGATAACCAAAGCCATAAGAAGTGCTTCTAAAACAATGGATTAAGTGAGTGCCCAAAAAAATGCATGGCCCTCTACCTGAATTGAGAAAACATCCTCAATTGGCATCAGGAAAGGCTTGTCAAGCTGGCGCACGGGATCAGGAATGTATTCGTCTACCGCATCCATTAGTTTCAAAATTGCCTTTTTCCCTATTTCCTCATTTGTACCCTGTAAAGCAGACAGTGCTGACCCCCTAATGATAGGTATTTCATCCCCAGGAAACTTGTAGAAGCTAAGAAGCTCTGTTGCAAAGAAAAACTTAGGTGAATTACTTACAAGAATCCAAAACATCGAACAAACAAGAATAATTCAAAAGGCTACTTACCACGAAGCTCCATTTCCACAAGCTCCAACAGCTCTGGATCATCAACGGCATcaactttatttaaaaaacagACGAGAGATGGCACACCAACCTGCAGAAGAAAAgcttttttatatgtaaatagCTTTCTTATAAAACCCACGGACAAACATCCATGGAAAATAAGTTCTAAACAGCTATTAGTAGCCGTGTCCACCTGTCGGGCAAGTAGAATGTGTTCTTTAGTCTGTGGCATGGGCCCATCTGGAGCAGACACAACCAGAATACCACCATCCATTTGGGCGGCACCAGTGATCATATTCTGCAGAACAGATAATAATTAGGCCACAGTTCATAAGATGTTTGAAGAGTTTGTGGTATGCATTAATAAACACAACATATCAACAATTCCAGATggttaagtatgtgaaattagATAAAACTACCAGCAGAAGTAATACTGAAGTTGTAATGAGAGAACATTAGAAAGTCCAAAAACTAGTATCCCCATCCCCCTAAAGAAAACACTTATAGTTTCATTTACATAAAATAGCATGCTTCTTAATCATGAAAGGTACAACATTTCTGCAACATATCCAGCCAGGTTATGCAGGAAAAGATTCCGGAAACATGATTTACCATATTAAGTTAACAGCTT from Gossypium hirsutum isolate 1008001.06 chromosome D12, Gossypium_hirsutum_v2.1, whole genome shotgun sequence includes these protein-coding regions:
- the LOC107936898 gene encoding elongation factor Tu, mitochondrial → MAAAVLRNPNSRRLLSFSSPIYWSCRGFISASNFSVSDLLSGNEEAAAHANANPWWRSMATFTRTKPHVNVGTIGHVDHGKTTLTAAITKVLAEEGKAKAIAFDEIDKAPEEKKRGITIATAHVEYETMKRHYAHVDCPGHADYVKNMITGAAQMDGGILVVSAPDGPMPQTKEHILLARQVGVPSLVCFLNKVDAVDDPELLELVEMELRELLSFYKFPGDEIPIIRGSALSALQGTNEEIGKKAILKLMDAVDEYIPDPVRQLDKPFLMPIEDVFSIQGRGTVATGRVEQGTIKVGEEVEILGLTQGAPLKTTVTGVEMFKKILDQGQAGDNVGLLLRGLKRDDVQRGMVIAKPGSVKTYKRFEAEIYVLTKDEGGRHTAFESNYRPQFYLRTADVTGKVELPESVKMVLPGDNVTATFELISPVPLEAGQRFALREGGRTVGAGVVSKVLT